Part of the Bacteriovorax sp. BAL6_X genome, CTCATTGATACCCATGACGATTGTGTTATCAACGTCTTTACCTGGGCAACAAAGAATAACTTTTTTAACTGTTCCTGTTACATGCTTCATTAGAGATTTTTGATCTTTAAAAACACCTGTAGCATCAATTACAATATCAACTTTATCTTGTGTCCAAGGGATTTCACTTGGGTCTCTATACTTGTGAAAAGAAATCTCTTTTCCGTTAACGTGCATTTTGTGTGATTCATCTACACTTACATCACCGTTAAAACGACCAAATACTGAATCGTATTTGATTAGGTGAACGTAGTCATTGATATCTCCTGGTGAGTTAACTGCAACAACTTCTAAGTTTTCAATATTGCGGTTAAAAATTTCTCTAAGAACTGTACGACCAATTCGGCCCATACCATTAATACCAACGCGGATCTTTCCAGACATACCTGACTCCTGTGCTTAATTATTAAAAAAAAATTCCCCTGTAATATGCCACAATCGAGAGAGATTGCCTACCTAAAGCACATATTTCTAAGAGGATGCGACGTTTTTTCTCACTGCCCAAAAAATAGCTGAACAAGCTATAATTTTACTAATGCAGACAAGTTCGAAAATGCCATCAAATATCATTCACTATAAATCCAAAGCGGATTATGAAAGTGGAATTAAGAGTGAGATCTCTGTGCCTGAAAAGCTTGCTAAGGATGTAACTAAAGTTGTGGAGAAGACAGCTAAGGTTACTGAAGCTGCTGCTAAGGCATCAATATCAACTGATGCGCTTGCGATTGCTCAGGCCGGAAAGAAATTGGCCGTGGATGCTGTGACAACAATTGCTAAGTCAGCGGTTAATGCCCCAGAAGAGAGTAGTGAAGCTGAGAAGGTTGCGCCGGTAAAGGAATTATTACCTATTAATAGGCCTGCGATATTCTTTTTAGAAGGACTTCATCTTTCAACTCTTAGCTCAAAAGGTGGACTTGAAGATATCGCTAAGTCTTTTAGTGATGGAGAATTTGTCAGTTGGAATGATGAAGATAAGGTTTTCGAGGATGTTCTTAGGCGACCTAAGGATCAACCAATAATATTAGTTGGCCACTCTCTTGGAGGTGATGCGGTCGTGAACTTGGCCAATCGACTCAATAGTGCCCAGGCCGGTTTTCGAGAGGTAAATCTTCTTGTGACCCTTGATTCAGTAGGTTTTGATAATGATATCATTCCAAAAAATGTAAAAAAGAATCTCAATTTTATGCTGGATCGCTCCTTTATTTTCAATGATGGACCTAATGTTGCTCGTGATTTTAAGACGACAGATGTAATTAATATTTTAAGGCCAGAAGGCCACACTAAAATAGATGAAGCAGCCGATGTGCATCGCGAAATTTTTCAAGAAATTACCCAAGTTTTGGATCAGAATTACTTGGCCAAGAGAAAGCAACAACTTGCGGGTCTCTATCGCGCCTTCTATGAGATGAACCAGCAAAATAACTCTTAATCCTTTCTAGTCTTTACCCACTGATTATGCTATGAAGTGTCATGCTAAAATATGTTATGATCCTTTGCGTTGTTTTATCTAGCTCTTGCTTTGCAATTGTTGGGGGAGAAGCTGTGAGCAAAGGTGAATATCAGAGTGTGGTGGCACTCGTAAGACTTGGGCGTCCATTTTGTACAGGGGTTGCCCTAACTCCAATGCATATTCTTACGGCAGCTCATTGTCTTGAAAATAAAAACTTCAAATCGATTCGCGTCTACCTAGGTGAAGGTAAGTCTATGACGGCCTCAGCTAGAGAAAGTCTTGATGCCCAATATAGCGTCATAGGAGTAGAGCTACATCCGAGCTTAAAATTTAAATACCCAAATGGGCCGCTGGCCGACCTGGCAAGTTTAAAAACAGTTGATCTTGCTGTTTTAACTGTTGATGTACCCTTAAGAATTAAAAAGTTTTACTCTCTCCTTACTGACCCAAGAGAAGTACTGGCCAAGATTATTCCCGGTGGAATGACGACAGCTGTTGGGTTCGGATACACAGGTGAAATTGGTTTCATGCCAATGGACTCTGCTCACTCTAATATTATTTATGGGCAAAAGAGGGTGGCCGATATCCCAATCTTTGAAGCTTTCTTCAATGAAATCGATATGAGAAATAAGCAAACTGATACTTGCTATATCGATAGTGGCGGCCCGGTTTTTGTTGATGTTAATGGAGTCAAGAAGATAGCGGCCATTGTCTCAGCTTCATTCGGATTTTGTGCTGAAGGAAAGTATGCCACTTTATATTCTCTTGCTTATCATTCTGCATGTTGGATTAAAATGGCGACAGGAGTCTCTGATGAATTTAGTGACTTCC contains:
- a CDS encoding trypsin-like serine protease; protein product: MLKYVMILCVVLSSSCFAIVGGEAVSKGEYQSVVALVRLGRPFCTGVALTPMHILTAAHCLENKNFKSIRVYLGEGKSMTASARESLDAQYSVIGVELHPSLKFKYPNGPLADLASLKTVDLAVLTVDVPLRIKKFYSLLTDPREVLAKIIPGGMTTAVGFGYTGEIGFMPMDSAHSNIIYGQKRVADIPIFEAFFNEIDMRNKQTDTCYIDSGGPVFVDVNGVKKIAAIVSASFGFCAEGKYATLYSLAYHSACWIKMATGVSDEFSDFHCGRNIKIAQECFGIKNEKDLLSCADKYSDEILRSYP